CTGATCGTCGGGCGGCGGGTCATCCCCTGGATCCTGCACTATGTCGCCCATACCGGCTCGCGCGAGCTCTTCCGACTCGCCGTGCTCGCCATCGCGCTCGGCGTCGCCTTCGGGGCCGCCAAGCTGTTCGGCGTGTCGCTGGCGCTCGGAGCCTTCTTCGCCGGCATGATCCTCAGCGAGAGCGAGCTCAGCCACCGGGCGGCGGAGGAATCGCTGCCGCTGCGCGACGCCTTCGCGGTGCTGTTCTTCGTCTCGGTCGGCATGCTGTTCGACCCGACCGTGCTGATCGAGAACCCCTTCCCGGTGCTGGCGACGGTGTTCATCATCGTCATCGGCAAGTCCGTCGCCGCCTTCCTGATCGTGCTGGCCTTCCGCCATCCGCTCGGCACGGCGCTGACCATCTCGGCCAGCCTCGCCCAGATCGGCGAGTTCTCCTTCATCCTCGCCACCATGGGCGTCAACATGGCGCTGCTGCCGGCCGAAGGGCGCGACCTGATCCTGGCAGGCGCCATCCTCTCCATCGTGCTCAACCCCTTCATCTTCGTCGCCGTCGACCGGCTGAAGCCCTATCTGGACCGCAACCGCCGGGCCGCCGCTCCGGCGGCTGCGCCCGCCAGAGCCGATGCGCAGGCCGCCGCCGAAGCGCCGCCGGCTGCCAAGGTCACGGGGGACGAGACGCTCCTGCGTCCCACCGAGCTCAAGCAGCACACGGTGCTGGTCGGCTACGGCCGGGTCGGTTCCCTCGTCGGCGCGGCCCTGAAGCAGAGCGGCACGCCGTTCCTGGTCATCGAGGACGGCGACAAGACCGTCGCCCGGCTGCACGCCGCCGGCATCGAGACGCTGTACGGCAACGCGGTGGACGACGAGGTGCTGCAGGCCGCCAACCTGCCGGCGGCGAAGGCGCTGATCGTCGCCATTCCCAACGCCTTCGAGGCCGGGCAGGTGGTGATGCGGGCCCATGGCCTCAATCCCGGGCTCACCATCCTCGCCCGCGCCCATTCCGATGCGGAGTTCGATCACCTGGTGAAGCTGGGCGCCGAGACCGTGATCGTCGGCGAGCGCGAGATCGCCCGCGGCATGATCGACCGCCTGGCCTCGGTCGCCGCCGCCACGCCGGGCGAAGGGGCCGCGCCCATCGGGGGGGCCGCGTCTTGAACGGCCGGCACGACGCATGCGCTGGCCTGTTGACGGCGCCGCTCGCCCGATGTAATGAGCCGCCCACGATGGCGGACGCGGAGACGCGACCGGCCTTTTTTGTTTTCCCGGCGCCGGTTCGGACCAGCATGCAGCCTTTGGGCTGCATGGTTCGTCGTCGCCCCTGACGAGGCGAGTGTCATGGCCAACACGAAATCGGCCAAGAAGGCCGCGCGCAAGATCGAGGCGCGCACCGAGATCAACAAGTCGCGCCGTTCGCGCATGCGCACCTTCATTCGCGGCGTCGAGGAGGCTCTCGCGGCCGGCGACCAGGCGCTCGCGCAGGCGGCGCTGCAGAAGGCCGAGCCCGAGATCATGCGTGCAGCGCAAAAGGGTGTCGTGCCGTCCAATACTGCATCGCGAAAGGTTTCGCGCCTGACGCAGCGGGTCAAGAAGCTCAGCGCCTGAGCTTTCGCAGTCACGAACGCGCTTTTTGAAGCCCGGCCCCTCGGCCGGGCTTTTGTTTTGGTCGGAGCCATAGTCCCGAGGAGAAACGCGGTCAGATCTCGGATACCATGATACCTCCGAATCGTAAGTTTTCGATTTTGACCTTGACTCGCGCTTTGTTGCACAGAGTCGTCACATGCTCCACTTCGATCAGATTTATACCTTGTATATCAATTACTTACGGGCCAAAGCGCCGAGCCCTCCGGCGCGGGCGCCCCACGGGCGCCATGTTTTGCCGCGACGGGGAACTTTTACGCCTCCGAAACGAAATCACGAAAATGCTTTGCCGCCTTCTCGATTACAGAGACTCGTCAACGCGTTGCGATTTTGTCGGCAGGAGGCGTCCCGGAACGAATCGGAGCCGCAAGCGCCAACTTAACGAATCGTTGAGAAATCGGTGTTGCATGACCCCGGAAGGGTCTTGTAATGTCCTCTCCAACGGGCCATTTGCAGTTCCCTTCCAAAATATCCATTGATGTGCGGTGATCTTCGCTCAAGAGGATCTTGCCATTGCCGGTTGCTGGAAGCTCACTCAAACGTGCCCTATATCATATTCGATTGCGGAAGCTGCGGCATTGTTGAGTTCCGGCAGGGCGAAAGGCTTGGCGGGGCGCAGCGGATGCTTTCTTCGGCGCCGCCATGCCGTAGAAAGATTTGCTCAGCATTATGGGCACCAGGAGAGCTATGTCGTCGGGGTGGCAAAATGACTATGCAGGGGACGTCACGGCACGCGAGGCCTATGACATCCTGGGACAGGAGGCGAGAGCGCAGCTCGTCGATG
This portion of the Labrys wisconsinensis genome encodes:
- the ybaL gene encoding YbaL family putative K(+) efflux transporter, translated to MPHETPLIATLVAGLGLAFVFGAIANRLRLSPLVGYLVAGVFVGPFTPGFVADQALAPELAEIGVILLMFGVGLHFSLKDLMSVKAIAVPGAVVQIVFATLLGAGLGWMLGWTLQAGLVFGLALSVASTVVLLRALQERRLVETERGRIAVGWLIVEDLAMVLALVVLPALASAGGGTAAAADPLAARFGLGLTGVLLLTLAKVAAFVALMLIVGRRVIPWILHYVAHTGSRELFRLAVLAIALGVAFGAAKLFGVSLALGAFFAGMILSESELSHRAAEESLPLRDAFAVLFFVSVGMLFDPTVLIENPFPVLATVFIIVIGKSVAAFLIVLAFRHPLGTALTISASLAQIGEFSFILATMGVNMALLPAEGRDLILAGAILSIVLNPFIFVAVDRLKPYLDRNRRAAAPAAAPARADAQAAAEAPPAAKVTGDETLLRPTELKQHTVLVGYGRVGSLVGAALKQSGTPFLVIEDGDKTVARLHAAGIETLYGNAVDDEVLQAANLPAAKALIVAIPNAFEAGQVVMRAHGLNPGLTILARAHSDAEFDHLVKLGAETVIVGEREIARGMIDRLASVAAATPGEGAAPIGGAAS
- the rpsT gene encoding 30S ribosomal protein S20; the encoded protein is MANTKSAKKAARKIEARTEINKSRRSRMRTFIRGVEEALAAGDQALAQAALQKAEPEIMRAAQKGVVPSNTASRKVSRLTQRVKKLSA